GCAAGGGACTGCGTATTTCAAAGACGAAGCTGAGATACGCATTTTTAGATTGCCAAGGTTTGGCCAAAGAATGGGAGTTAGCGCTGGCCATGGAGAAAGAAGAATTCTTCAGTGATATTCGACGCCAAGTTTATAAGCTCAACATGCTGCGTCGAAGGGTCAATGCATATTGAGGTATTTGATTTTCTAAAGCAGCCAAGAAACAGAAATGGCGTATATGATCTCCTTAAAAATCAAGGAGACTATTCTCTCCTGTTGTATAGTTGCTTGAATTTAGGTTTAACAGGAAGAGTTATGGCAAGGAACAAAAAAAATAATCGATATAGTTATGTGCAAAAGCAGGCAGAACACACAAAATTTTACAACAAAAACTTCAATAAAACTTCGAGTTTTAGCTCTGTATTCAGCGGGTCACATTTCAAAAATACATCTCTGGTTGGTGCAAAGTTCAAATATTGCAATCTTAATAATGTGAGTTTTGAAAACTGTTTTTTACAGGGAACTCATTTTAAAAAGTGTACACATGACGGCCTTAAGTTTGAAAGATGCATATTGATTTCAACTTCCTTTGAGCGTATGCAGTTACATGGTGTCGAATTTGTTGATTGTTATATTTTAAGTACTAATACTCATGCATGTAAGCAGTTTCAAAACAGCAAGGTATATAACAGTTTTCCTGATGGTGCTCAGTATCCTTCTGATTTAATGAGTATTGTTGATGTTTTGAGAGAAAATTCTTGTATAAGAAAATCCGGGGTGCTTCATAGGAAGGGCGGCAAAGTAAATACAATTGCACTGGATTTTTTGCTTGATGAATTCGGAGTTAACTACCTAATCAATAACTTAGCTAAGCTAAACACACTAGAGTCCGATTTCTATACATTGAGTTATATTTCGGCATTCTTGCGGAGGGTTGGAAATCCTGATAGCTTAGACATTACCCGGCCCACAGCAACATAGAAAATACCTACGATAACGGACGGATACCAGTCTACGGACCGATGCGGGTTGAAAGTTGAAGTCGTTAAAACGTTAGTGGAGGTGATGCCTATGGTGTTGGATTTTATGACAGTGACAGCATTTTTTGTTCTTTGTGCCTATAAACTTTTAGTAAAGCTCCTTTCTATGTCTAGCTGTGTGGTTAATTTACATTTATTTCATTACTTCACTCGCGGTAACTGGTCCCAGCGTGTTGTATAAGCGGGAGATAAATGCTCTCGCTTCATCGACCAATCTTTCTTGAGTCCTTGTCCTGCAAAGAAAACCTTTCCGGCACCGCTTTGGTTAATGGTGTCCAATACAGACATTAACTGTTGGCTATTAGAGCGGGTCGATACGTCATCGAATAGTCCTGGTTGAAACATGCCTGGATCGTAAAAGTCAGACAGCATGACGCCCGCTTTGGCATAACGAAAACCATCCTTCCATATCCGCTTGAGTAAGTGACTGGCCAGCTCGATAAAATCCCGCGTGTCGCAACTGGGTATCAACAACTCGCCCGATGCGGAGTTGCTGTATTGCGGCTCGTTGTCCTTAAAGGGGCTGGTACGTATAAACACGGTCATCACTTTGGCTTGCTGCTGTTCTTTGCGTAGCTTCTCAGTGGCGCGGGTTGCGTATTCACATACGGCCTCACGTAACAATTCAAATTGCGTTACTTTTGCGCCAAATGAACGGCTACAGATGATTTGCTTCTTAGTTGGCGGGATCTCTTCAAGTTCAATGCACGACTCACCATTGAGCTCTCTGACGGTTCTTTCTAAAACCACCGAAAACTGGTCTCTGATGGCTCTAGGAGAGGCATTGGCTAGGTCTAAGGCTGTGGTGACACCCAACGCATTTAAACGCTTAGAAAGCCGTCTACCAACGCCCCAAACATCATCAACCGGGACTAATGCGAGCAATCGACGTTGCCGATCTGGATTGGTCAGGTCTACAACGCCCTGAGTGGCTGGATACTTTTTGGCGGCATGGTTTGCCAGTTTGGCGAGTGTTTTTGTCGGTGCAATGCCTACACAGACGGTGATCCCAATCCAGTGGCCTATGCGCTCTCGCACTTGTTGTCCGAACTCGACAAGAGATATGGCAGACTCAATACCGGTTAAGTCCAAAAACGCTTCGTCAATGGAGTAAACCTCTACTCGTGGTGCCATCTCCTCCAAAGTGCGCATCACTCGACTGCTTAAATCCGCATACAGCGCATAGTTAGACGAGAATGCCAAAATGCCATGGCGCTGCATTTCAGATTTGATCTGAAAGACGGGTACGCCCATTTTAATACCGAGTAACTTAGCTTCACGTGACCGTGCAACCACGCAGCCGTCGTTATTGGACAGCACCACAACCGGCGTATATTTTAAATCAGGACGAAACAGCTTCTCACAACTGGCGTAAAAGTTGTTGCAGTCCACCAAAGCAAACACAGGCATGGGATAGTCACGACTTACGGCGCATGTTTCTCACCACATTGGTAACTACGCCAAATATCTCTAACTCTGTCCCTTCAGGAATATGGATGGGCTCATACGCTTGGTTTCTTGGGATCAGCTTGACGTACGGCCTGAGTTGAAGCTCCTTTACCGTGAGTTCACCATGGATACCAGCGATGACAATGTCACTGTGTTCTGCTTGGACAGAGCGATCAACCACCAAAATATCATCTGGGTGAATCCCGGCATCAATCATTGAATCACCTTCAACACGCACAAAGAACGTTGCAGCCGGTCGCTTGATGCACAGCTCGTTGAGGTCGAGCGTTTGCTCAACATAATCCTGCGCTGGTGAGGGAAAACCAGCAGAAACACGTTCCATGAACAATGGAATACGAAGGCGCTTGGCTTTGATGAAGGCAAGTGCGCCGCTACGGCCTATCAGCGAGACACTCATGACGAACCTCGAAAAATCATAATTAACACTGTTTGTTTATACAGTATCTAATGCTATGCTGATTTCTACAAGTAAAATTGTAGGTAAAGCAGTGGTTGTTCGAGTAAGACGCTGTGTCATGGGTGATTTCTTTTTTTGTGTTGAAAAACTAGATGTGGGTTTGCTCGCCCTCGTCAAAGCCTGCAAGGCTTGGACAATACTGCTTCTGCCTACTGCTCTTGTTTCTGTTACTGATCCTGTTACTGCTACTGGTTAACGCATGGGTCGAGTAACCGTCAGACAAGGCTTGTTGAACCCTTCGCAAAGGGTTTCAAAACAGTTAGTAAAATTCTGCTTCGTATTGAATTTACTGGCTTAAAGCGAAGTCAGGAGCACCATAAAAATGCTCAGTCGAACTCAGTTCAAGCCTTTTGCAACCGTTTGAAAAGGAGTTGGCTAAACCATACCTAAAGGGTATCGGTAAGGGTTACCTAAACGGTTTAGCTAAGACTTTCTGAAAGGATTAACCAAAGCCTTCATACATGGGTCACCCAGTAGAAAGATTAAAAAAACGCTGAGGTATCCAAGGTGCATTTTGTACAACCTGTGGCACAGTGAAATAACTCAAAGCGAACAATAGAATTGAAGAGGAACCATCAATGACAAGAGCCCCTGCGCCATTTCCGCTAGAGCGCCTCGCGGATATCCCAGAAAGACCAGAAGATTTTAGATTGCTGGAGCGCATTCCATTAACGCGTGAACCGCAGTCCTGGCCACTTGAACTTTCTGCTATGGTCGGTGATGAACAGCCAATGGTGCTGCTCGATACAGAGACAACTGGACTGTCTGCCGATGATGAGTCCATTATTGAGCTTGGTATGGTTAAGGTGCTTTACAGCCCCTCGGCTAAGCGGATTGTGTCGATTGTTGATGTGGTCAGCTTGTATGAAGATCCCGGCAAACCAATCCCCGAGCTGATCACCGAGTTAACCGGTATCACCGATGATATGGTGCAAGGCCAGCGCATTGATGATGCACTGGTAGCGAGTTGGTTATCCGATGATCCGCTGGTGGTTGCACACAATGCACAGTTTGATCGTCCTTTCTTTGAAAAGCGGTTTGCTGCATTAGGACATCTATCTTGGGCCTGTTCAGCCAGTGGAATAGATTGGAAGGCGCTGGGTTTTGAAAGTCGAAAGCTTGAGTACCTGCTGCTTCGCTTAGGTTGGTTCTATGAAGGACACCGAGCTGCAACCGATTGTTTGGCGATGGCCTGGTTGTTTCATTTGTTGCCCGAGTCCGTTGCAAACTTGTTGTCTGAAGCAGACAGGCGAACTGTGTTAGTTCGTGCGTTTGGTGCGCCGTTTGACGTAAAGGACTATTTAAAAGAGCGTGGTTACCGCTGGCATGACGGTGTTAAAGGTGCCAACAAACATTGGTGGCGCGAAATCAGCGAAGACGAGTTGCCGCAGGAACAAACTTACCTGGATGATTTGTATCATCGTGGCTCAGAACATGCCCACTATGACTACAAAGATGCCCGCAATCGATTTAAAGCTTTGTCATAGCCCCTTGCATATTTGAAAACCTCTGGAAAATGGAAAGTGAACTCATGGTTTAACCAATAAGAGGAATCTTTCCATGTACCAAGACACCTACATTGAATACTGGGGCGAAATCTTCGTCTCTGCCCGCATCATTGAATTTGGCATCACGTTCGAGCGCTTTCTTAAAGATCCATGGAAGCACTTGATGTCCTGTGGCCAAGAGTCTGCTCCAGACGCGATTGCTGAAGGGATGCTGCCATTGCTACCAGCCCAGGCAGAAGTTGCTAGGCGTGTTCGAGAGAATGAATTCCGTCAGTTGGCATTCCAGCGTGAGCTTCTATCAAGGCCAGAAAAGAAACATTCGAACAATGTCAAGCCAATTTTTATAGCCAACAAGACGACTTGTTGATACTATGAGACCTAATGAAAAAAAGTAGGTTGCTTGATGGCATTCAATCGATGGCTTCCTAGTTTTAAATGATTAGGGCTTGTCCCAGATGGATTGAGAGGCTGACAGTGCAAGACAACACTGGACTTGAAGAGCTTAGCCAAGCACAGAGAGAACGACTCGCTCATATTGATTTCACTTTGTTATTTAAAGGTGAAGCTGGGCGTAGTTATTTAACCGAGCGCTTTAGCGTAGCGCCGTCTGTGGCAACACAAGATTTTGCGCGGTACAAAGAGTTGGCTCCTAACAACGTTATGTATGACGAAAAGCGCAGAGTGCACTTGAAGACGAGCGCATTCCAGCCGTTGTTTGATTATGACGTTGTTCGAACTCTTGCGACGATAAGCCAAGGGTTTGGTGATGGCTTTCTTGGCAAGGTCAGGCCACCTATGGCTTGTGAAGCACCATTTCATCTCAATAAGCCGAAATTGGAAGTGGTAGCGGCTATTAGTGAAGCCATACATAAACGCGCTGTGATTAATATTGAGTACACCTCATTGTCGAGTGGTCATGGGAGCAGGCAAATAGTTCCTCATACCTTGATTGACAATGGCTTGAGATGGCATGTCCGAGCATTCGATAGAAAGCATAGAGAATTTAGGGATTTTGTTTTAACCAGAATAAGTGAAGTTGAGTTATTAGAGGATGAGGTTAACGACGAAGTTGAGACTCTTCAGTGGGATAAACAATGGAACCGAATCGTTGAACTAGAGCTGATACCTCATCCAAAACTAGCACATCCAGAAGCTGTATCGATGGACTACGCAATGGAAAACAATAGGTTGCGTGTAGAGATAAGAGCTGCGTTCGCTGGATATTTACTGCGATTATGGAATATCGATTGTTCAAAGAATAGTAAGAGCAATGGGCGAGAGTTCCATTTAGCACTTAAAAATCCAGAAGCACTATACGGCGTTGACAATGCTGCACTAGCTCCTGGATATAGCGAATCGTGAGATGAATTTATGAATATAAAAGAATATTTAGGCGATCTTATCGGAGGCAGTTTATTGATAACTGAATCTAGAATAATCGCAGAATCGCTACTGAAAAAACTTCCAGAAGATGAGTGGAAGTCGCTGATCGTTGAGCAAAATGTTCTTCAGAAAAAATCCGGTCAGACGGCTATTCGTTATGCCAGAACAATCCGTTGGCGTATTGAAGGCCTGGGTGATGAGTTTATGACTGATCTTTTAGCCGCGAGTGAACGCGCATATGTCCAAATGCTGATGATGTCATTACTCATTCATTCTCCGGTTGTCGCTGATTTTATGCGACTTACCTTAGCCGAGGCTCGTCGTACCTATAAACCCTCTTTAACCGCTGATGCATGGTCTGAGTTTTATGACACGAGAGTGCGGGCATATGCCGAGCTTGGCGGTTTTTCTGACTCAACTGTCAAAAAAATGGGTAACAACGCAATTAAGGCACTGGTTGATAGTGGCTACCTGAGTGATAGCAGGACAAAGAAAATACAACCTGTTTACCTAATGCCAGAAGTTAAAGACTGGTTAGTTCGTCTGGGCCGGGAAGATTTGATTGAGGTAATGGAGTGCACAATATGAAGGCTCTTCAGACCAGGCTTGATCTGATACTGGAACGAGTTGAAAGCCCTAAGTTTTTGAAAAACGATGGCTTGGGCAATGAAATTGGATTTTGGGTATTTGACTATCCAGCCAAGTATGAACTGCTTGTACGAGAGCACCTTAAGCACGTTGACGAAAAACTCAACAAGCGTGGTTACCGCTTTGTCCATCTCAATATTTTTGAAGTCTTGATAGATATGCTTGAGGAGCGAGGCCTTTTCGACCGAGCTTGCCAGCGTGAATTGCAAGTCGGTGTTGATGGCCTTCGAAAAACACTAGCCGGGCCTCTGAGCCAAGAGAAAGTGGCAAGGTATATCGCGGACAAATATAAGCCATCAGAACTTGAGTTTGTGTTGCTGTCAGGCTTAGGCAGTGCGTGGCCTCTTGTCCGAGGACATGAGTTACTTAGTGCTCTGCAAGACGTTATGGGTAGCACGCCATTAGTGCTTTTCTATCCGGGTGAATATAGCGGAAGGGATTTGCATCCTTTCGGCATGATCGAATCTAAAAACTACTATCGCGCCTTCAAGCTTGTGCCTGAAGACGGTAAAAAAAATTAAGAGCAGGGAGCCTCCCGAATGAAAATTGAACAGATTTTTTCCAAGAAGTTGACGCGTGATATTAACGGCGTTGTTAAAGCGGAACAGAAAGACAATGACAGTGTGTATGTCGAACTTGATGAGTATGTTGTTACCCGAGAGTTAGATAGACACTTTCGTGCATTTTTTGAGGCTTACGTCCCATCTGTGACGCAAAGCGGCGCATCAATGTCAGGTAAAATTGGTGTGTGGATCTCTGGCTTCTTTGGTTCGGGTAAGTCTCACTTCCTGAAAATTTTGTCTTACCTCCTCGAAAATAAATCTGTCGAAAAGGATGGACAAGGCCGCCAAGCATTTGAGTTTTTTAAAGATAAAATCAACGATGCCATGCTGTTGGCCGATATCCAAAACGCTGTTACAAAAGATACAGACGTTATTCTTTTTAACATCGATTCACGAGCCAATACGGATGACCGAGAAAATGCCATTCTTAAGGTCTTCCTCAAAGTCTTTAATGAGCGTGTAGGATACTGCGCTGATTTTCCTCATATTGCGCACTTAGAACGCGAGCTTGATAAGCGTAATCAATACATGTCTTTCAAGGACAAATTTGCTGAGTTGACCCAATCAACTTGGGAAAAGGAGCGTGACGCCTATGACTTCTATCGAGACGAA
The DNA window shown above is from Aliamphritea ceti and carries:
- a CDS encoding pentapeptide repeat-containing protein, giving the protein MHIEVFDFLKQPRNRNGVYDLLKNQGDYSLLLYSCLNLGLTGRVMARNKKNNRYSYVQKQAEHTKFYNKNFNKTSSFSSVFSGSHFKNTSLVGAKFKYCNLNNVSFENCFLQGTHFKKCTHDGLKFERCILISTSFERMQLHGVEFVDCYILSTNTHACKQFQNSKVYNSFPDGAQYPSDLMSIVDVLRENSCIRKSGVLHRKGGKVNTIALDFLLDEFGVNYLINNLAKLNTLESDFYTLSYISAFLRRVGNPDSLDITRPTAT
- the umuC gene encoding translesion error-prone DNA polymerase V subunit UmuC; its protein translation is MPVFALVDCNNFYASCEKLFRPDLKYTPVVVLSNNDGCVVARSREAKLLGIKMGVPVFQIKSEMQRHGILAFSSNYALYADLSSRVMRTLEEMAPRVEVYSIDEAFLDLTGIESAISLVEFGQQVRERIGHWIGITVCVGIAPTKTLAKLANHAAKKYPATQGVVDLTNPDRQRRLLALVPVDDVWGVGRRLSKRLNALGVTTALDLANASPRAIRDQFSVVLERTVRELNGESCIELEEIPPTKKQIICSRSFGAKVTQFELLREAVCEYATRATEKLRKEQQQAKVMTVFIRTSPFKDNEPQYSNSASGELLIPSCDTRDFIELASHLLKRIWKDGFRYAKAGVMLSDFYDPGMFQPGLFDDVSTRSNSQQLMSVLDTINQSGAGKVFFAGQGLKKDWSMKREHLSPAYTTRWDQLPRVK
- the umuD gene encoding translesion error-prone DNA polymerase V autoproteolytic subunit codes for the protein MSVSLIGRSGALAFIKAKRLRIPLFMERVSAGFPSPAQDYVEQTLDLNELCIKRPAATFFVRVEGDSMIDAGIHPDDILVVDRSVQAEHSDIVIAGIHGELTVKELQLRPYVKLIPRNQAYEPIHIPEGTELEIFGVVTNVVRNMRRKS
- a CDS encoding 3'-5' exonuclease, whose translation is MTRAPAPFPLERLADIPERPEDFRLLERIPLTREPQSWPLELSAMVGDEQPMVLLDTETTGLSADDESIIELGMVKVLYSPSAKRIVSIVDVVSLYEDPGKPIPELITELTGITDDMVQGQRIDDALVASWLSDDPLVVAHNAQFDRPFFEKRFAALGHLSWACSASGIDWKALGFESRKLEYLLLRLGWFYEGHRAATDCLAMAWLFHLLPESVANLLSEADRRTVLVRAFGAPFDVKDYLKERGYRWHDGVKGANKHWWREISEDELPQEQTYLDDLYHRGSEHAHYDYKDARNRFKALS
- a CDS encoding WYL domain-containing protein; translation: MQDNTGLEELSQAQRERLAHIDFTLLFKGEAGRSYLTERFSVAPSVATQDFARYKELAPNNVMYDEKRRVHLKTSAFQPLFDYDVVRTLATISQGFGDGFLGKVRPPMACEAPFHLNKPKLEVVAAISEAIHKRAVINIEYTSLSSGHGSRQIVPHTLIDNGLRWHVRAFDRKHREFRDFVLTRISEVELLEDEVNDEVETLQWDKQWNRIVELELIPHPKLAHPEAVSMDYAMENNRLRVEIRAAFAGYLLRLWNIDCSKNSKSNGREFHLALKNPEALYGVDNAALAPGYSES
- a CDS encoding DUF1819 family protein, with protein sequence MNIKEYLGDLIGGSLLITESRIIAESLLKKLPEDEWKSLIVEQNVLQKKSGQTAIRYARTIRWRIEGLGDEFMTDLLAASERAYVQMLMMSLLIHSPVVADFMRLTLAEARRTYKPSLTADAWSEFYDTRVRAYAELGGFSDSTVKKMGNNAIKALVDSGYLSDSRTKKIQPVYLMPEVKDWLVRLGREDLIEVMECTI
- a CDS encoding DUF1788 domain-containing protein, with product MKALQTRLDLILERVESPKFLKNDGLGNEIGFWVFDYPAKYELLVREHLKHVDEKLNKRGYRFVHLNIFEVLIDMLEERGLFDRACQRELQVGVDGLRKTLAGPLSQEKVARYIADKYKPSELEFVLLSGLGSAWPLVRGHELLSALQDVMGSTPLVLFYPGEYSGRDLHPFGMIESKNYYRAFKLVPEDGKKN